In Cryptomeria japonica chromosome 10, Sugi_1.0, whole genome shotgun sequence, a genomic segment contains:
- the LOC131859022 gene encoding LOW QUALITY PROTEIN: photosystem II CP43 reaction center protein-like (The sequence of the model RefSeq protein was modified relative to this genomic sequence to represent the inferred CDS: substituted 2 bases at 2 genomic stop codons), whose product MVFLEPHSGVFIACCFVWFNNTAYPSEFYGPTGPEASQAQAFTFLVADQRLGASVRSAQGPTGLGKYLMRSPTGEIISGGETMHFLDLRATWLEPLRGPNGLDLSKLKKDIQPXQEXRLAEYMTHAPLGSLNSMGGVATEINAVNYVSPRSWLATSHFVLGVFFFVGHLWHAGRARAAAAGFEKGIDHDFEPVLSMSPLN is encoded by the exons atggtgttcttagagccTCATtccggag ttTTCATTGCTTGTTGTTTTGTTTGGTTTAACAATACAGCTTATCCCAGTGAGTTCTATGGACCTACCGGCCCAGAGGCCTCTCAAGCACAAGCATTTACTTTTCTAGTTGCAGACCAACGTCTTGGAGCTAGTGTGAGGTCTGCCCAAGGGCCTACTGGTTTAGGTAAATATCTTATGCGTTCTCCTACTGGAGAAATTATTTCTGGAGGGGAAACGATGCATTTTTTGGATCTTCGTGCTACCTGGTTGGAACCTCTAAGAGGTCCTAATGGTTTGGACCTGAGTAAGCTAAAAAAAGACATACAACCTTGACAAGAATGACGTTTAGCAGAATATATGACTCATGCTCCTTTAGGTTCTTTAAATTCTATGGGTGGTGTAGCTACCGAGATTAATGCGGTCAATTATGTCTCACCTCGAAGTTGGTTAGCCACCTCTCATTTTGTTCTAGGAGTTTTCTTTTTCGTAGGTCATTTGTGGCATGCAGGAAGAGCTCGTGCAGCTGCAGCAGGATTTGAAAAAGgaattgatcatgattttgaaccCGTTCTTTCCATGTCCCCTCTTAATTAA